The region TCTATGGATCATGCAATTGAGCACTACATGGTCAATGCAATTAGGACGTTCCTGATATTGATGTAGGATATAGGATGATAGCAACTTACTTTTGGAGTCTTTGTGAATGTCATCCTTTAGCAACTGTTACAGAAGTTTGGAGTGGTGCGTGCTGATTATCCTTGAATGATTCTCATCTGTgccattttttgatttttgagtCCTGGTGCTTTTGCCCTTTGTAGTTTAGCTCAACTTACTTGCTTTTCACCTGCAATTTTTCTGGGTTTATAGTTTTGGACTGATTCTGCAAATGTATTTGCCAGTCGAGGATTTTGGTTATACAATGTgccttttttatatgttaggAAGGAAATTGCCACTCATGGTATGTGCTTGCACATGCATAGAGCATTAGAATGCATCTGCACACACATTTTTGCTGGTAGGGCCCTGTATGTTTTTTCATGTCATGAGAACTGAAATAAGCTAGAAGTATATGGGATAATTACTCATTACTCAATGATTAGAGATACATAATGTTTTCATGTGGAGGCCTAATTCTGAGGTTCTTTTGCCATCCCTTCACAACCTTGCATTGGGTCCAGAGCAATTTCTAACCACATTAAGGGGCATGTATTGCATTAATTTTTGCCAAGTCATGCCATGACGTTGTTTGATTTGTCATCTGTTTGGTTCATTCAGACTACTGTATCATGTTGCTTTTTCCTGTATCCATCTTGTTTGGTCTGTTCACTATGCTGTACTATTTTTCAAATCTAAGCATAtgcacatatttttcaaatctaagcatatgcacatatttttcaaatataagcatatgcacatatttttcaaatacaagcatatgcacatatttttcaaatataagcatatgcatATGTAGTGCTATGTGGCATAATGcaactatatttttgttcttattaTCTCTGACTctgatatttttattgcaaCATCTATCTCTCAAGTTATCAAGATTGCATACTCacaattttctttgaaaagtTACTTGGGCCAAtgattaaatagaaaaaatgacaAGCATATGTCTGAACTTTCCATGTGGAGTAAGCCTAATCTTCTCTATGAGGCCCTTTCATGTCATCATACATTTTTTCGATAATGGGAACTAATCCATCAAGTTTAcccatatatttttgtttgtggaATGATGGGTGGTTCTGTGCTGTGTGTTTTAAATCATTACCTTCGCAAATGTACCCCTATATAGTGAGGTCGAATGATGAGCAATTGCATAGTTCAAATGATTACACTTGTAACTTCTATGATTACATTTGAAGTCTTTCGCTCCTAACTGACGGCCTTATGTGTTACTTTACTgtctatttgtaaatttgtaaaatctggtgttcttttgtttttgcaaaagataAACGGGTTTTGTTAGTACTTTAACTTGCTTTTATTCTGCCTTTTGATTTTCATCGTCAGAATGTGTCTCCTTCACATACCTTATTTGATATGTTAAGATTGCACATCACCGAACCACCAAACCATTAGAATTGGCAACTAGCTGTGCCAGTATTTCAGCATGATAACTCTGAAATTATACTCAGTAGTGTtggttggattttttttttatagcagTAGGATGCAtagtaggtttttttttctactaatTTGTGGCAATCGATTGaagtaagtttaaatttggagtagaaTCTTAAGTTGTTAATATTGCAATATCTTCGATTCTTATTAAAGCTGCTTGTGCTAAACTGCAGATTCCACACCTGAGACCTGCTGAGTACAAGAGGTCCAGATTGTCAAGGAACCGGAGGACCGTAAACCGTCCTTATGGTGGTGTCCTGTCTGGTACTGCAGTCAGAGAGAGGTAAACTATCTGAACACATTACATGCTACATACTCCTTTCTTCCTGCGATCTGCTGGTAAGCCAATCTATCTGTTCCTGACAGAATCATCCGGGCCTTTTTGGTCGAGGAGCAGAAGATTGTGAAGAAGGTGTTGAAGATCCAAAAGACTAAGGACAAGTCAGCTAAATGATTGCAAAATAGACATTGCGCGATGTTTAAGCCTCCAAATTTGTTTTAAGCaatcaggaaaaaaatttcttcTGGATTTGGGGAAATCCTGTTCCTGCTAGCATGTGAGATTGAGATGattgtttaaattttgagcGCTAGTTCTCTAGATTACTACAACCTTGTGTGGATCATTTTAATGCAAGTTTTGAAACTGCCAAGTTATGGGAAGTGTTGGAAACATAGTGTTGATGCTTTATGCTGGTTTCCCATGATTCGCATAATCGGTTTATGCTGGATGTTTCATCAGGTGTACTGATAATAAAACCATAGAATTCAGGAGCAGTGATGATCTGGAACAAAGTCTGAAATCGCTGAATTTTGGAGGTTACAATAAGGGATGAGACATAATGTTCCTTGCAGTTTGATGGATGGAACTATTAGAGGTCCTTATTCTTGTCATAATTCAGATGGTCCACATGCATACTGGACATGTCTGCAATTCTGCATTGCATTTTGCAGTGTGGGACATTGAACCTAGACGCCTTCTGCTCTCCTTTTTGGTTTCTTGATAGGGTATGGGACTGGGGGAAGATCGAGCCAACATTCTCAGGCTCCCGTTATATTCTTGGCGTTGACATCCATAGATACTTGCTACTTTGGTTACCGCCTTGGCATACATTGAACCTGGACATGTTTTCATGTCAGCTTCAGTAAAATCTTGGCTATGGGTTTTTGTACCTTCTTTCCAAAATACAATGACCTATAGAGTTGAATTTGTCCTAgaatataagttaaattaaGATGAATTGGCCACTCAAGAGCCAAATAACAAGGCCTGGAAGGCCTGGATTGTCAGTTGactctttttttcctatatgGTTTAATCTATCCTACAATTCCCCGGAGgccttatattttgagacgaatGGAGTATTTCGAACCCATGAAATTATGGGTTTAATTCCATGAGGAACacataaaatgataaaagcaATCTGCTACTCTACTAGAAATGGCtgatgtgtgtgtatatacttACAtactccatatattttttgctagttatatatgttttcccCTGCTGTGTGTGTACTCcttttctccctctctccattttgttcataatattttatacaacTTTAAGTTCGATAAAACTAAAGCATGCCACAGATATATATTTCACACTAGGGCTGGGATGCTTTGGCTCCATGTAATTATCCAGATCCCGTTGCATTTTTGGTGTGAAAGGAATGTGCATGGCTGCAACTGAGCAGGACCATGCACTCTTCAAGTTTCTTCCATTGACTGATTGAACCAAGCATTCATTCACCTTTGTAGGATTCCATGGGCCTTGTTACACCCATATCACCAGATACTCCACTTGGGATTCCCTCCCTCATCCAATTAACCTGGCTGCAATCGCGGCCTGGTTCATTCAGCTAGGGCAATCTCTTGTGCCTGCAAGAGAAGAGTAGAAGAGAgtacgaggaggaagaagagaagaactCAGGCTACTCCTAGtctctagctagcttataAATAACAGCCAGCACTAGCTACCTCTATGTTCatcaggagagagagagagagagcgctaGTAGTAGTGTAGTGTAAGTGTCTAAAGTTTATGGTTGGTTGTTACCTGGAGTTCCTTCCACACACTTCACAGCTGCTAGGCCCTACTACAACCACAATGTGGGGGTCTACCATGGGTAGTGAAGTGTTTGGGGGAACTCTAGGTGGCACCTAGCGTTGGAGACTGGCGCGGTGGAAGTCGTAGTCAGGAGATCATTTGGTTTTACCAGGAGTTCTCTTCAAGCACTTCAcgtggagttttttttttgatatggAGCTTCAAAAACAATGTGAAGTGTTTGGGGAACTCTTGATACTAAAGTGTTATCACATTAGCAATGGTATCCCATAAGCATTGTTGTCATCGTAATTGTCGGTTGGTGGTCCCAGGAGTTCCTTGCAAGCACTTCACATAGAGCTTCAATTACTCTCGTGCAATACTAGGAGCTTGAAAAAGCTAATGTGAAGTGTTTGGGGGAACTCTTGGTGCCAACAAGCATTCTGAAGGCATCAAAAATGGTTGTAGGTGCGATGGCCATTATATACCATGTTTGATGTCCCTAAGCGTTCCTTCAAGCACTTCACATGGAGCTTtgatttctttcatatttGATTTGAGTATTTAATCAAAAGCTTTTGTGAAGTGTTTGGGGGAACTCTTGGTGTCACCAAACATTTTTCAACAATGGTAATATCTTGCTATCCTattgaatttatatttgtcATTCTATGTTTAAAGGTCCCCTTACAAAATTTAGCTTCATAGTATACAATATATTGCAAGAAATATACTATCATTACCAGGTTGGCCATGATGTCCGTATAACACAAGTGAGTGTTCTGCTAGTTCTTTCTATACTTGTGTAGTCTCCCGGGATcatcttttggatttttaaaagaaaaatccaaatgacaaatttgcaaacaaaaactagtttatgaataaaatttttatagacgtgttcatagcgatctaagatccaaagctaaaaaataaactataagaaaaaacctcaaaattaacaccaaattcaaggttaaaaatttaaattttgactatgCAAAAGCTAACGGATGGGGGTGTCCAGCCCTGCAGCTGCTCTTGCTCTCCATGATCAGCTCCCTTTGTGCGTAAAAGTATAGTATATTGCAATTTGTGTGAGGGGGATTTAGccattaaattttctattgCCTTGCTTCTTATCATCtcaattccaaaaaaaaggttcaCAAACCATTTTAGGTGTTCATTgtaatttaaatcatatacaCAACACAATTGATTAGCaagtacatattttattattataggaaaaAGGCATTTTGTTGACACACATGGAGTCATGGCTCTATATTCAAGTACAGAAAACCGCATCGGTCTAATTATGTCTCAACATTAAGAGCTACAATCCTAAGCATAGCATTTtcctatttgtttttttttaagatgaagCATCTTGTCTCAAACAAGTATAGCGGAAGCTAATGCTTTCTTCAATAAGGACTTAAATCTTACTATTTTAAACAATCCGTGTACATTTTATCGAGTATTTCTCTAGTGAGTCTGGATCCTCTATGTTACAGTTGGACTAATGCTTTCTTCAACCAGGACTTAAATCTTTACTATTTTGAATAATCCGTGTACATTTTATCGGATATTTCTCTAGTGAAACTAGATCCTCTACAGTATGCTAGACTAATGCTTTCTTCAACAAGGACTTAAAATCTTTACTATTTTGAGCAATCCGTGTACATGTTATCGAGTATTTCTGTAGCGAGTCAGGATCCTCTACAGTACTGTGGGATCTTATTTGTTCCTGAGTAACCATGAAATTAAAACttaatgttagagatatgatctaaattattatctataatgtatttggattatattactagttttctaCTAGGTTTCTAGTGACCATTTCCTACTTAGAGTAAgagtaggattagtttcctaataggattttGTCAGCCTTTTTCCTATTAGGACTCCTtgatttccccttatatatatcccttGTAAGCTGCACGGGAAGGGTGCGACGGCTCGGTGTATTCCTctgctattgtaatcatcacctcatagtggttattgccggttggcgcccgtggtgtTTTTccgcaagggttttccacgttaaatctgtTTCTCGGTTATGCGTCTATTTtcctaacaagtggtatcagagcaaaGGTCCAATCTACTCGGTCGTGTTGGTCGTCGTGCGTTTCGGCTGGCTGCATCATCGACGTGCATCTCCTGTCGCGGCACGGCGTCGTCCGCATCCGCGTCTCCTCACGCAcgccgcagcagcaacagccaCCATCGCCTCTCCCCGTGCACATGTAGCAGTACAGCAGCAAGGAAGCAAGGTGATTCCAGTGGATATGTCCTTTGTTGGCTTTCCTTCGCGTAAACAGCAAAGCGGAAATCAAGGCATCTATCTCTACCAAGCACAGCTAGGGCCAAGGGGCATCCATCATTGCATCATTCATCAGAAAGAAAAATTGGTGAATTTGCTGCTTGCACACACCAAGTCTATcaaggaatttttttctctctttcttcagatctaccatatatttttgatctacAATTTTCTCGAAGTCTTTCACCAAATTAGACATTGAGAAGTTTGATGGCAAGATCAGTTTCAGCATATGGCAGGTTCTTATGAGAGTTTTCTTGTATAAACTGGTGTTCACGAGACCAAAAACAACCGAGTTCTGATTTGCAATCCACCACCGTCGGCTGGTTCGTCAGACCAGATCGATTTCTGACGTCAACATTGGCGCCCTTTGATCTACAGACTTTTCTTCTACAAGCCAGTGTTTGGAAGAGAAAAACAATTCATCGAGAAGATTTTCGTTCCCGTTTatcactttgatcaaatttatcagGAGATTTCAATACTTCGTTTCACTATTCTGTTAGGTTCCCCTAATTTATACCAACAACTTTAGGATTTGATCCTACGACGAGTTTTGAAGTATTACTCAATGCTCTTGTTTTGATCGCGTGATTTCAGAGGAACTGCTATGAGCACATGACCAATTTTTTATGAGATTTATCAGGAAATTCAAGTACTTTGTTTTGGTTCGCATCTTTGTTGGGTTCtaccaatttataccaacaggtttagggttttattccCATTGCGAGTTTGAAGTATGGCTCACTGCTCCTGTTCAAAACAAGCGAGATTCTCGTTGTCCTCAAGTTTGGTTTGTGCTTATTATAGTCCAAAAGACTATTTGTCACTAGGTGATTTTATCTACATGAGGTTTCTGgtgatttcaatttttatgctacaagggaattcgtctcaaggtggagattgttagagatataatccgaattattatctataatgtaTTTGAATTATACTACTAGTTTCCTACTAGAATTCTACTAACCGTTTCCTACTTAGAGTAGGAGTAgaattagtttcctaatatgaTTTTGTCAGCCTTTTACTATTAGGACTACTtgatttccccttatatatatcccttGTAAGCTGCACGAGAAGGGTGTGACGGTCCGGTGTATTTCCTTactattgtaatcatcacctcatagtggttattgccggttagcgcccgtggttttttcccgTAAGGGTTTTCTACGTTAAATCTGTTTCTCGGTTATGCGTCTATTTTCCTAACACTTAAAATATAGGAACCTATGATCATAGAATGAAATGAACGGATACTAAAGCATATAGATATAGGCGATGACAAAGTATCTGAAATTTTTCtgaattataaataatatacttGGCCTCTATGGATCGGTCTGCCTAGCGTGTGTTATAGAGTTGCACTCAGCAAGTTTGTGCGGAGCAAAAAGTACGGCATTGTTAGAAATCTGCAGCAAATCCGACAAAAATCCATGCGTTAACAAACTAAAGACCTTTGATCTTTGTTCGACAAGGGAGGATAAAAGGAGGCGATAtgctgaatatatatatctagaaatACATATGCAACTAGTTAGGCCTTGTATTGttgtaatctagattattataagttaaagtagaaagaaatgataaatatgtGTATCTATTTTAAAGTATCCAAGGAAAGTGGGTCTTTGACcatgaaataattaaaaaaatctctaggTGAGCTTATCAAATTATACTAATTTGccctagattataataatatgttCCAATAATCTATATGTTTGTTTCAGTTTACTCCTATTAAGCCAGACTATAATAATCCCAAGCTAAATCAAACAATGTCTTAGACTAAAATTTCAATCCAAtactaaggggttgtttagttggcaaatttttttgctaaagatgtcacatcaaacgtttgaccggatgtcggaaggggttttcggacacgaatggaaaaacaaattttagattctgactgaaaaccgcgagaggaatcttttgagtctaattaatctgtcattagcacatgttagttactgtagcacttatggctaatcatgttctaattaggctcaaaagattcgtctcacgatttccctcgtaactgtataattagttttaatatacatgtatatttactactttatttagatatctaaatatttgatgtgatgtttttggacaaattttttaaaactaataaaTAAGGCCTAAATAGTCGAACGATGAACGCAGAATGTGGTATGTGTCACATCTAGGCGATTGCTTCTGACATTCcagtagggatggcaacgggtaAATACATATCGGGTATTGGTaccccatacccatacccaccatttaaatttagacCCACCAAAATCCTCATACCCGTCAcgggtataaaaaatttcccaTACCCGTACCCGCCTGGGTAAGCCTCACCCGCGGGTCACCCATTTACCCGCCTAATTtgacatgacaataaaaaaataacacaaaatgTTTACACACCCCCTAGGTGGGGCCTGTGCTCTAGGAGATCAAGACTTctctcacacaaccaacacacatgtcttttctgcgcactttgtcctcactcatgcgcacccgagaaatgacttcccggtcggtcacccatcccaagattgaTCCAGGCCTagcacacttaaccttggagttctctcgagataaaCTTTcgaaaaagaagttgcaacttgttggcatgagtatctatcaaatcttgttaagccttgggctgggatgttacatacaCCCACCCTCAAAGGACCCGACGTCCCCGTCGGTCCAACATACCCACACACTTGGGCAAACAACCAGGAATGTTCCCCTCTTGGCCACGTCCGTGTGTCCAGGTCCGGCCCATGTGCCATGCCGTGTCCCCGCAGGGCCCACGCGCCATGCGCAACATGCCCACGCCCCTGCGCCCACACGCGCCCGTGAAACCGCGAGggttggctctgataccattctgtcacgccccaaccctaggaacccccctagGTCGAGGCCtatgctctaggacatcaagacttccctcacacaaccaacacacatgtcttttctgcgcactttgtcctcactcatgcacACCCGAGaaaccttggagttctctcgagataagctttCGGAAAataagttgcaacttgttggcataagtatctatcaaatcctgttaagccttgggctgggatgttacaatACCCATACcctaatggagtaaatacccatcggttTTTGGGTCATGGGTcccattgccatctctacATTTCAGAGAGAGGATTGCCTTTTTTAGGCTGGTACGTGACCAAGACTCTCAATCCAATATTTTACATACATGTTTCTTTACCGTATGTAAAATAAAGAGTTGTCACATCTAGGAGATTGCTTCCAATATTCTAGAGAGGATtgcctttttattttgctGGTACATGACCAAGACTCTCAATCCAATTTTTATGTACACAATTCTTTACCCGtatgtaaaaataaaggagTGTCATATCTGAGCGATTGCTCGGTACTTAGTTGAACCTCCTGTtggtcataatattattggaactaaatgggttttcaaaaataaacaaaatcaggATGGTTTAATTGTTAGAAACAAGGCTAGACTTGTGGCTCAGGGTTTTACTCAAATGGAAGGGTTGGATTATGATGAAACTTTTACTCCTGTTACTAGAATTGAAGCAATTAGACTTTTGTTGgcttttgctgcttcaaaaggttttaaattatttcaaatggatgttAAAAGTGCTTTTCTAAATGGCTATATACAGGAGAAAGTTTATGTGAAACAACCACCTGGTTTTAAAAATCCTGATTTTCCCAACCATGTTTTTCGTTTGTCTAAAGCCTTGTATGGCTTGAAACAAGcacctagagcatggtatgataggcttaaaaactttttacttgCTAAAGGTTTTATAATgggaaaaattgataaaactctctttgttcttaagcatggtgatgatcaactgttcgttcagatttatatggatgatatcatctttggttgttcatcACACCCTTTGGTTGTGGAGTTTGCTGAAACGATGCACAGGGAATTTGAAATGAGTATGATGGGCgagttgacttattttttgggattgcaaattaaacaaacacctcaagAATCTGCTACTGTGTTGGAtcctgatgaagatggtgaagcggTTGATCAAAAGGAATACAGAAGTATGATAGGATCATTGCTTTATCTCACTGCTTCAAGACcggatatacaatttgctgTGTGTTTGTGCGCTCGATTTCAAGCTTCTCCGAGAGCTTCACATCACCAAGCGGTTAAACGCATCATGAGGTACTTACAACACACTCttgaatttggaatttggTATTCTACTTCATCTTCTATATGCTTGAGTGGTTATTCGGATGCGGATTTTGGAGGCTGTAGAATTGATAGGAAGAGTACCAGTGGTACATACcattttcttggtacttcattgattgcatggtcttctcgaaaacaatctaatgttgctcaatcaactgctgaatctgaatatgttgctgctgctagttgttGCTCCCAAATTTTGTGGCTTATCTCAACCTTGAGAGATTATGgtcttacttttgagaaagttcctctcttttgtgataatacaagtgctattaatattgctaagaatcctgttcaacactcacgcactaagcacattgatattcgttttcactttttgagggatcatgttgaaaaaggagatgtggaattaaaatttgttgatactaCATTGCAATTGGCTGATATTTTCACGAAACCTTTGGATTCTTCTCGATTTGCTTTTCTTCGGGGAGAATTGGGAGTtattcatccttttggcatcaattAAGGGGGAGTTTTTGGCTCCGTGTTGcattttcctcttttgattttgtttttgcatacatgttttaattaatgcatggtgtgttttaaaacaaaaaaaaatcaaaaaaaggaagagctTTGTTTAGTGCCTTTAGTATATTGTAGTACTTGCTTGCAATACTTGTTAGAGAATATGAttagtaatctagcttatctgcatttttggttgatacatga is a window of Oryza brachyantha chromosome 8, ObraRS2, whole genome shotgun sequence DNA encoding:
- the LOC102716236 gene encoding 60S ribosomal protein L34-like, with product MVQRLTYRKRHSYATKSNQTRVVKTPGGRLVYQYTKKRASGPKCPVTGKKIQGIPHLRPAEYKRSRLSRNRRTVNRPYGGVLSGTAVRERIIRAFLVEEQKIVKKVLKIQKTKDKSAK